In the Haloferula helveola genome, one interval contains:
- a CDS encoding sigma-70 family RNA polymerase sigma factor encodes MKSTKVKLQEVDRTVHEHHSSLRYFIRSLGVSSAWVDDIAQEAFLIAYRKWDELDDPANAGPWLRRIARNLVMNELNKSGRRQRLLDENLTTLLIDSTPTEVAPGSLQDADLRHTALRACLEKLTDRARKVVDARYFKDRNATEIGEELEMSSVAVRKVLFNARQALATCLHAHKVHDAT; translated from the coding sequence ATGAAATCCACCAAGGTCAAACTTCAGGAGGTCGACCGGACCGTGCATGAGCACCACTCCAGCCTGCGCTATTTCATCCGCTCGCTGGGCGTCAGCAGCGCGTGGGTGGATGACATCGCCCAGGAGGCATTCCTTATCGCCTACCGGAAATGGGATGAGCTCGATGATCCGGCCAACGCCGGCCCCTGGCTTCGGAGGATCGCTCGCAATCTCGTCATGAACGAGCTCAACAAATCCGGGAGGCGCCAACGGCTTCTCGATGAGAATCTGACCACCCTGCTGATCGACTCGACCCCGACCGAAGTTGCTCCCGGCTCCCTTCAGGATGCCGACCTTCGCCACACGGCCCTGCGCGCCTGCCTCGAGAAATTGACCGACCGCGCCCGCAAAGTGGTCGATGCCCGATACTTCAAAGATCGCAACGCCACCGAGATCGGCGAGGAGCTTGAAATGAGTTCGGTCGCGGTGCGCAAGGTGCTATTCAACGCAAGACAGGCTCTCGCCACCTGCCTCCACGCCCACAAGGTCCACGACGCCACCTGA
- a CDS encoding DUF502 domain-containing protein, with protein MSMDESFRSQDPNAGHPGIRKAFSTLLAGVASVVPVLATVWLLVLVYKILGDLGNSIIAGVFRFLNWLRGVHPEAPGAWSFEFPGSNLVLALLPVLILFAVGFAVTNALGRHLLHWIESKIQKLPLLGFVYSSIKQLVDALKSLGSERKFKGVAYVEYPSPGCRLLGFVTGNFHDEQMGKDVTAVFLPTAPNPLTGFVVIVEDERVHNSNMSLEEASKLILSAGLVSPAVEKTAAEKQPKKEPEPATAP; from the coding sequence ATGTCGATGGACGAGTCGTTCCGCTCCCAAGATCCGAATGCCGGGCACCCCGGTATCCGCAAGGCATTCAGCACCCTCTTGGCAGGTGTCGCATCGGTCGTGCCCGTGCTTGCGACCGTCTGGCTTCTCGTCCTCGTCTACAAGATCCTCGGGGATCTGGGGAACAGCATCATCGCCGGGGTTTTCCGGTTCCTGAACTGGCTCCGCGGGGTCCATCCCGAGGCTCCCGGGGCATGGTCATTCGAGTTCCCGGGGTCGAACTTGGTGCTCGCCCTGCTGCCGGTACTCATTCTTTTTGCGGTCGGCTTCGCGGTGACCAATGCCCTCGGCCGGCATCTGCTGCACTGGATTGAAAGCAAGATCCAGAAGCTGCCCCTGCTCGGATTCGTCTACTCGTCGATCAAGCAACTTGTCGACGCGCTCAAGAGCTTGGGTTCGGAGCGAAAATTCAAGGGAGTCGCCTACGTCGAATACCCGTCACCCGGTTGCCGCCTCCTCGGGTTCGTGACGGGGAATTTCCACGACGAACAAATGGGCAAGGACGTGACGGCGGTCTTTCTGCCGACAGCCCCGAATCCGCTCACCGGTTTCGTGGTGATCGTCGAAGACGAGCGGGTGCACAACAGCAACATGTCGCTCGAGGAGGCGAGCAAGCTGATCCTTTCCGCAGGGTTGGTGTCGCCGGCGGTGGAGAAGACCGCCGCGGAGAAGCAGCCCAAAAAGGAACCCGAGCCTGCGACCGCGCCCTGA
- a CDS encoding fumarate hydratase codes for MSERPFHYQDPFPLSSDPTEYEQISSDFVSTADFDGKTVLKVEPEGLAFLANQAFKAINFTLRPGHLKQVAAILDDPDATDNDRMVAAMLLKNAEIAAHGILPNCQDTGTATIIGKKGQHVWTGCNDAEWLSRGVHKTYTEENLRYSQTAPLTMFEETNTRTNLPAQIDLYADEGEAYKFLFVSKGGGSANKTFLYQETKALLNPKRLREFAIEKMRSLGTAACPPYHLAFVIGGTSAETCLKTVKMASTRYYDELPTSGNEHGRAFRDLELEKELLAAAREIGIGAQFGGKYFALDVRVVRLPRHGASCPVGIGVSCSADRQAKAKITKDGIFLEKLEKNPGQYIPESYRDWKFHGVEIDLDQGMEKTLETLTKYPVTTAVSLSGTIIVARDIAHAKLKEKLEAEGDLPEYFKQHPVYYAGPAKTPEGYASGSFGPTTAGRMDGYVDLFQGHGGSMVMLAKGNRSQQVTDACKKHGGFYLGSAGGPAALLATNHIKSLEVLEYPELGMEAVWKIRVENFPAFILVDDKGNDFFQQINQCPVC; via the coding sequence ATGTCCGAGCGGCCGTTCCACTACCAGGATCCCTTCCCTCTCTCCTCTGATCCGACAGAGTATGAGCAGATCAGCTCCGATTTCGTCTCCACTGCCGATTTCGACGGCAAGACGGTCCTGAAAGTCGAACCCGAGGGACTCGCATTCCTTGCGAACCAGGCATTCAAGGCGATCAACTTCACCCTGCGCCCGGGCCACCTGAAGCAGGTCGCGGCGATCCTCGACGACCCCGACGCGACCGACAACGACCGGATGGTCGCAGCGATGCTGCTGAAGAATGCGGAAATCGCGGCTCACGGGATCCTCCCCAATTGCCAGGACACCGGCACCGCCACCATCATCGGCAAGAAGGGCCAACACGTCTGGACAGGCTGCAACGACGCCGAGTGGCTCTCGAGGGGCGTTCACAAGACCTACACCGAAGAAAATCTCCGCTACTCGCAGACCGCACCTCTGACGATGTTCGAGGAGACGAACACGCGGACCAACCTGCCGGCCCAGATCGACCTCTACGCCGACGAGGGCGAGGCCTACAAATTCCTTTTCGTCTCCAAGGGTGGCGGATCGGCGAACAAGACCTTTCTCTACCAGGAGACCAAGGCGCTTTTGAATCCGAAGCGGCTGCGCGAGTTCGCCATCGAGAAGATGCGGTCATTGGGAACCGCCGCCTGCCCGCCCTACCACCTCGCTTTCGTGATTGGCGGGACCTCGGCCGAGACCTGCCTGAAGACCGTCAAGATGGCTTCCACACGCTACTACGACGAGTTGCCGACCTCGGGCAACGAACACGGACGCGCCTTCCGTGACCTCGAGCTTGAGAAGGAGCTGCTGGCCGCGGCCCGCGAGATCGGAATCGGCGCCCAGTTCGGCGGGAAGTACTTCGCCCTCGACGTGCGGGTGGTCCGCCTGCCCCGCCACGGCGCGTCCTGCCCGGTGGGTATCGGGGTTTCCTGCTCCGCCGACCGGCAAGCCAAGGCGAAGATCACCAAGGACGGGATCTTCCTCGAGAAGCTGGAGAAGAATCCCGGTCAGTACATCCCCGAATCGTATCGCGACTGGAAGTTCCACGGAGTCGAGATCGACCTCGATCAAGGGATGGAGAAGACGCTAGAAACCCTGACCAAGTATCCGGTCACCACCGCAGTTTCGCTGAGCGGGACCATCATTGTCGCGCGCGACATCGCCCATGCGAAGCTGAAGGAGAAACTTGAGGCGGAAGGCGACCTGCCCGAGTATTTCAAGCAGCATCCCGTCTACTACGCCGGACCGGCAAAGACTCCGGAGGGTTACGCTTCCGGCTCCTTCGGGCCTACGACAGCAGGTCGCATGGATGGCTACGTGGATCTCTTCCAAGGCCATGGCGGATCGATGGTCATGCTGGCCAAAGGCAACCGTTCGCAGCAGGTCACCGACGCCTGCAAAAAACACGGCGGTTTCTATCTCGGATCGGCCGGTGGTCCCGCGGCGCTGCTCGCGACGAACCACATCAAGTCACTGGAAGTTCTGGAGTATCCCGAACTCGGGATGGAGGCGGTGTGGAAGATCCGGGTGGAGAACTTCCCGGCATTCATCCTCGTTGACGACAAAGGCAACGACTTCTTCCAGCAGATCAACCAGTGCCCGGTCTGCTGA
- a CDS encoding PEP-CTERM sorting domain-containing protein — MFPKIAFLSGVLAALYAPAALGQTFTLDDTAPYDPFSYRILQDYVVKDGLGDPATVNFNNGTGSGPNPYSVNPVSLKRTMVTTGNGTEVPVFDLCTEMFVGPTGTSTYDVSAGFGSLSASQEGDLRILFSNTLADFLITTASDYDDAAVIGAAIQLAAWEIIEDDAFGAGFYSLDDGGIFPGALSVIDYGTGYDGTADAAILLAESYLAEINAGTWSDNGGYNYFYAEAQGGEQDRMWITVGITTIPEPSTALLTLFGLGLVMRRRR, encoded by the coding sequence ATGTTCCCCAAAATCGCCTTCCTTTCCGGCGTGCTCGCAGCGCTGTATGCGCCGGCCGCCCTCGGGCAGACCTTCACGCTCGACGACACCGCACCCTACGATCCGTTCAGTTACCGGATCCTTCAGGATTATGTCGTGAAGGACGGCCTCGGCGATCCAGCCACCGTCAATTTCAACAACGGCACCGGCTCCGGCCCGAATCCATATTCCGTCAATCCGGTCAGCCTCAAGCGAACGATGGTGACCACGGGCAACGGGACCGAGGTTCCGGTTTTCGACCTTTGCACCGAGATGTTCGTCGGCCCGACGGGCACCTCCACCTACGACGTCAGCGCCGGTTTCGGATCGCTCTCGGCCTCGCAGGAAGGCGACCTCCGGATCCTGTTCTCCAACACCCTCGCCGACTTCCTGATCACCACCGCTTCGGACTATGATGACGCCGCCGTCATCGGTGCCGCCATTCAACTCGCTGCTTGGGAGATCATCGAAGACGACGCTTTCGGAGCGGGGTTCTACTCGCTGGACGACGGAGGGATCTTCCCCGGAGCCCTGTCGGTGATCGACTACGGGACCGGCTATGACGGCACCGCCGACGCGGCGATTCTGCTCGCCGAGTCCTATCTCGCCGAGATCAACGCCGGAACCTGGAGTGACAACGGCGGCTACAATTACTTCTACGCGGAGGCCCAAGGCGGAGAGCAGGACCGGATGTGGATCACGGTCGGCATCACCACCATTCCCGAACCCTCGACCGCATTGCTCACCTTGTTCGGACTCGGTCTCGTGATGCGTCGCCGACGCTGA
- a CDS encoding DUF5069 domain-containing protein, with translation MSDSFPRSPYDETDGVVYFPRMCDKIRQHAEGRLAPDYHANLGRGMDLWTCQFFGIDYEDLAKRVREGATDAEALAWAREAGIDRPEHDFAWWSAYMRTRGFRDDLAERLKARKAESGFENREDIVTFMDYIDADEGR, from the coding sequence ATGAGCGACTCATTCCCCCGCAGCCCCTACGACGAAACCGACGGCGTCGTGTATTTCCCCCGCATGTGCGACAAGATCCGCCAACATGCCGAGGGCCGGCTCGCCCCGGACTACCACGCCAATCTCGGCCGGGGCATGGACCTCTGGACCTGCCAATTCTTCGGAATCGACTACGAGGATCTGGCCAAGCGGGTCCGCGAGGGAGCCACAGACGCCGAGGCCCTCGCGTGGGCGCGAGAGGCTGGAATCGACCGCCCGGAGCACGATTTCGCTTGGTGGAGTGCCTATATGAGGACCCGCGGGTTCCGCGACGACCTCGCGGAGCGCCTGAAGGCCCGGAAAGCGGAGTCCGGCTTCGAGAACCGTGAAGACATCGTGACCTTCATGGACTACATCGATGCCGACGAGGGGCGCTGA
- a CDS encoding DUF3253 domain-containing protein → MTEKLCRNCGRRIEWRSRWADCWDEVRYCSEACRRNKPGPVDRELERQILDLLDRRSGNATICPSEVARFRFPDDWRSRMEQVRRAARRLMVAGEVEIVQKGRVVDPSTAKGPIRIRKCQA, encoded by the coding sequence GTGACGGAGAAGTTGTGCCGGAACTGCGGACGGAGGATCGAGTGGCGATCGCGATGGGCCGATTGTTGGGACGAGGTCCGCTATTGCTCCGAAGCGTGCCGACGGAACAAACCCGGGCCGGTGGATCGTGAACTCGAACGGCAAATCCTGGATTTGCTCGACCGGCGCTCCGGCAACGCGACCATCTGTCCCAGCGAGGTGGCCCGCTTTAGATTTCCGGACGATTGGCGGAGCCGGATGGAGCAGGTCCGCCGTGCCGCGCGGCGTCTGATGGTGGCGGGGGAGGTCGAGATCGTCCAAAAGGGCAGGGTGGTCGACCCGTCGACGGCGAAGGGGCCGATCCGGATTCGGAAATGCCAAGCCTGA
- a CDS encoding N-acetylmuramoyl-L-alanine amidase-like domain-containing protein, translated as MSGGIRIAWGVVVFGLAGCSTDPGIVNAGGRELVPVSTAGMHSVTPPSQPRLPMGTVFKGESKFRALVAKAERENWRGLPLGQRTVRVARAMVGTPYVNYTLEVDDRIESPVVNFVGMDCWTYYENALAFARMLRYKPGPYQSQDMLHMIELERYRGGRCTGNYLSRMHHLEEVFYDNQRRGYATNVTPSLPGAVRLRREIREMTVQWKSYRYLRNNPGLLPEMGRIEARVSKLPVYHVPTRKVRSIEHLLQDGDVCAITTNWKYGYTSHVGLIVKLKGRAYFTHATSDRDKGRMTIIDRPITDYLNGSSKHAGIAVLRPKDLPPSPMWKRNVAGN; from the coding sequence ATGAGTGGGGGAATAAGAATCGCATGGGGCGTCGTGGTGTTCGGCTTGGCCGGATGTTCGACCGATCCGGGTATCGTAAATGCGGGAGGTCGTGAACTGGTGCCGGTGTCGACCGCAGGCATGCACTCGGTGACCCCGCCGAGCCAGCCGCGCCTGCCGATGGGCACCGTGTTCAAGGGTGAGTCGAAGTTTCGCGCACTGGTTGCCAAGGCCGAGCGGGAGAATTGGCGGGGTCTTCCACTGGGGCAGCGGACGGTCCGGGTGGCGCGTGCGATGGTCGGGACTCCCTACGTGAATTACACGCTGGAGGTCGATGACCGCATCGAGAGCCCTGTCGTCAACTTTGTGGGAATGGATTGCTGGACGTACTACGAGAACGCGTTGGCTTTCGCCCGAATGCTTCGCTACAAGCCGGGACCCTACCAGTCGCAGGACATGCTCCATATGATCGAACTGGAGCGTTACCGGGGCGGCCGCTGCACCGGGAATTACCTCAGCCGGATGCACCACCTTGAGGAGGTGTTCTACGACAACCAGCGGCGTGGCTACGCCACCAATGTCACGCCCAGCCTGCCCGGTGCGGTTCGGCTTCGTCGTGAGATTCGTGAGATGACGGTGCAGTGGAAGAGCTACCGCTACCTTCGCAACAATCCCGGTCTGCTTCCGGAGATGGGGCGTATCGAAGCAAGGGTCTCGAAGCTTCCCGTCTACCATGTTCCGACGAGGAAGGTTCGCAGCATCGAGCACCTCCTGCAGGACGGGGACGTCTGCGCGATCACGACGAACTGGAAGTATGGTTACACCTCGCACGTCGGGCTGATTGTGAAGCTCAAGGGCCGGGCGTATTTCACCCATGCCACCTCGGATCGCGACAAGGGGAGGATGACGATCATCGACCGTCCGATCACCGACTACCTGAATGGCTCTTCGAAACATGCGGGGATCGCGGTGCTTCGTCCCAAGGATCTTCCTCCGTCGCCGATGTGGAAACGGAACGTGGCCGGAAACTGA
- the lexA gene encoding transcriptional repressor LexA: protein MAENLTKRQEEILEYLKGYQRELGVMPSTREIQHHFGFASQTAAMSHLRALERKGAIQRLPNKARAVVFPEDLDREAIVDIPIYGDIAAGMAQDAPPEREGCVSIDIASLGIRPNARTFALRVRGDSMIDAHICDGDTVILEFREPRKGDVVAALIDGETTLKRYVIKDRRPYLHAENPDYPDLIPARELVIQGVMIGLLRNRAA from the coding sequence ATGGCTGAAAACCTTACCAAGCGGCAGGAGGAGATTCTCGAATACCTGAAGGGTTACCAGCGGGAGCTCGGGGTGATGCCCTCCACCCGCGAAATCCAGCACCACTTCGGCTTCGCCAGCCAGACGGCGGCGATGAGTCATCTACGAGCTCTTGAGCGCAAAGGCGCGATCCAACGACTGCCAAACAAGGCCCGGGCGGTCGTATTCCCGGAAGACCTCGACCGCGAGGCGATCGTCGATATTCCGATCTACGGCGACATTGCCGCGGGGATGGCTCAGGACGCGCCGCCCGAGCGGGAAGGATGCGTGTCGATCGACATCGCATCACTTGGCATCCGGCCAAATGCCCGGACCTTCGCGCTTCGCGTCCGAGGAGACTCGATGATCGACGCCCACATCTGTGATGGTGACACGGTGATCCTAGAGTTCAGGGAGCCGCGGAAGGGGGACGTCGTCGCCGCACTGATCGATGGTGAGACCACCCTCAAGCGCTACGTGATCAAGGACCGCAGGCCGTATTTGCATGCCGAGAACCCGGATTACCCGGATTTGATTCCGGCGCGGGAACTGGTGATCCAGGGGGTCATGATCGGACTGCTCCGGAATCGGGCGGCCTGA
- a CDS encoding alpha-1,2-fucosyltransferase: protein MSRKAVAIIKGGLGNQLFGYAAARAFALRSGRELFIDDASGFVRDGYGRSFRLKHFPIEARPAPAALRLGDPKGFRHKSKRSLNKVLPLKWKAYLPEKEGSLQLLDFDPVRDTVYLNGYWQNEAYFRDATGKIREELQPPALEKQGDLELEQRMRDRNAVFVHVRRNRYSPRLGADYYKRSIELASEALDSPCFEVFGDDIAWARKQLDFGGRTVRFHEEANDELVDFRLMTACKHAIVANSSFSWWAAWLGPSLNGHVWTPKDPGWPVKPASGWTTVGNTLERD, encoded by the coding sequence ATGAGTCGGAAAGCGGTCGCGATCATCAAAGGGGGGCTCGGCAACCAGCTCTTCGGCTACGCCGCAGCGAGAGCCTTCGCGCTCCGGAGCGGACGGGAGTTGTTTATCGATGATGCGTCCGGCTTTGTCCGCGACGGCTATGGCCGATCTTTCCGCCTGAAGCACTTTCCGATCGAGGCCCGTCCCGCTCCGGCCGCGTTGCGTCTGGGCGATCCGAAAGGATTTCGCCACAAATCGAAGCGCTCGCTGAACAAGGTGCTGCCGTTGAAATGGAAGGCTTACCTGCCGGAAAAGGAAGGATCGCTCCAACTGCTCGATTTCGACCCGGTCCGCGACACCGTTTACCTCAACGGATACTGGCAAAACGAAGCCTACTTCCGCGATGCCACCGGGAAGATCCGGGAGGAGCTCCAGCCACCCGCACTCGAAAAACAGGGCGACCTTGAACTCGAGCAGCGGATGCGAGACCGCAACGCGGTCTTCGTCCACGTCCGGAGGAACCGCTACTCACCCCGACTCGGAGCCGATTACTACAAGCGCAGTATCGAACTCGCTTCCGAAGCCTTGGACTCTCCGTGCTTCGAAGTCTTCGGCGATGACATCGCGTGGGCCCGGAAGCAACTGGACTTCGGTGGCAGAACCGTCCGCTTCCACGAGGAAGCCAATGACGAACTGGTCGACTTCCGGCTGATGACCGCCTGCAAACACGCGATCGTCGCCAACAGCTCGTTCAGCTGGTGGGCTGCGTGGCTGGGACCGTCGCTCAACGGTCACGTCTGGACACCCAAGGATCCCGGCTGGCCGGTAAAGCCGGCCAGCGGTTGGACTACCGTCGGCAACACGCTCGAACGCGACTGA